A DNA window from Solanum lycopersicum chromosome 3, SLM_r2.1 contains the following coding sequences:
- the LOC101252975 gene encoding alternaria stem canker resistance protein 1-like: MDWDTESYREYKDLIFIPFFALFFPILRFILDRLVFEALAKRMICGKDAKVIKNGSSIKRKKMNKFKESAWKFMYFLSAEIFALYVTYNEPWFTNTRYYWTGPGDQVWPDLKMKLKLKGWTMYAGGFYLYSIFALIYWETRRSDFAAHMIHHITSVSLILLSYIFGMARAGSMAALIHDGSDVLMEIAKMSLYSGFHSVADISFALFALSWLLLRLIYFPFFIIYSTSYEVLFIVDKEKQQNINGIILYFVINSMLICLLLLHIYWWTLICRVIINILKKGQFDDVRSDSESESDEDEHKQS; the protein is encoded by the exons ATGGATTGGGATACAGAATCTTACCGTGAGtacaaagatttaatttttattcccTTCTTTGCTCTCTTCTTCCCCATCCTTCGATTCATACTCGACAGATTGGTTTTCGAG GCATTGGCTAAGCGCATGATTTGTGGGAAGGACGCAAAGGTGATAAAAAATGGTAGTAGTATtaagaggaagaagatgaacaaGTTCAAGGAGTCAGCAtggaaatttatgtattttctatCTGCAGAGATATTTGCACTTTATGTTACTTATAACGAACCTTGGTTCACAAATACTCGATATTATTGGACAGGCCCTGGAGATCAGGTTTGGCCTGATCTTAAAATGAA GTTAAAGCTGAAAGGATGGACCATGTATGCTGGAGGATTTTACTTGTACTCCATATTTGCATTGATCTACTGGGAAACAAGACGCTCTGATTTTGCTGCCCATATGATTCATCACATAACATCAGTTTCACTGATTCTCTTGTCTTACATTTTCGG GATGGCACGTGCGGGATCAATGGCTGCATTAATTCATGATGGAAGTGATGTACTGATGGAAATTGCTAAGATGTCACTTTACAGTGGATTTCATAGCGTTGCTGATATTTCCTTCGCTCTTTTTGCATTGTCTTGGCTATTACTTCGTCTAATCTACTTCCCATTTTTCATTATCTATAGCACAAG CTACGAAGTTCTTTTCATAGTGGACAAggagaaacaacaaaatataaatggaATCATACTTTACTTTGTGATAAATTCAATGCTGATATGTTTGCTGCTGCTTCACATATATTGGTGGACACTCATATGCCGCGTGATTATCAATATCCTGAAAAAAGGCCAATTTGATGACGTCCGATCAG ATTCAGAATCTGAATCCGATGAGGATGAGCATAAACAGAGTTGA